In the Alligator mississippiensis isolate rAllMis1 chromosome 7, rAllMis1, whole genome shotgun sequence genome, one interval contains:
- the MFN1 gene encoding mitofusin-1 isoform X3, with protein MDKDLEAGCLVHVFWPKSKCALLRDDLVLVDSPGTDVTTELDSWIDKFCLDADVFVLVANSESTLMNTEKHFFHKVNERLSKPNIFILNNRWDASASEPEYMEDVRRQHMERCLTFLVDELKVVDPAEAQNRIFFVSAKEVLSARKQKSQGLPADGGALAEGFQTRFQEFQNFEQIFEECISQSAVKTKFEQHTIRAKQIIDTVKDIMDSINVAAAEKRVYSMEEREDQKDRLDFVRNQLKLLTEDIKRKIKHVTEDVESKVSSAMTDEICRLSVLVDEFCADFHPSAQVLQLYKSELNKHIEEGLGKNLADRCSSEVNQSMHHSQQEMIENLKPLLPSGVQNQLHLLIPCRKFDLSYDLNCHSLCADFQEDIAFRFSLGWASLVNRFLGPKNAQRVLLGLADPTVQIPRPLASTPSAASIPAVTPENVSQEELMVTLVTGLASLTSRTSMSIIIVGGVVWRTVGWKLITLSMSLYGLLYVYERLTWTTKARERAFKQQFVNYATEKLQQIITFTSANCSHQVQQEMATTFARLCQQVDITEKNLEEEIARLSKEINQLEKIQSHSKQLRNKALHLDNELELFTKQFLRQSK; from the exons ATGGATAAAGACTTGGAAGCTGGCTGCTTGGTGCATGTCTTTTGGCCCAAGTCAAAGTGTGCCCTCCTGAGAGATGACTTGGTTTTGGTGGACAG CCCCGGCACAGATGTCACTACAGAGCTAGACAGCTGGATTGACAAATTCTGCTTAGATGCTGATGTATTTGTCTTGGTTGCTAATTCAGAATCAACTCTAATGAATACG GAAAAACACTTCTTTCATAAAGTAAATGAGCGGCTTTCCAAACCAAACATCTTCATCCTCAACAATCGTTGGGATGCTTCTGCCTCAGAGCCTGAGTATATGGAGGAT GTCCGCAGGCAGCACATGGAGCGCTGTCTGACTTTCCTAGTTGATGAGCTCAAAGTTGTTGATCCTGCAGAAGCACAGAATCGCATCTTCTTTGTTTCAGCCAAGGAAGTTCTGAGTGCTAGAAAACAGAAGTCCCAAGGGTTGCCAGCGGATG GTGGTGCACTCGCTGAAGGGTTTCAAACAAGATTCCAGGAATTTCAGAATTTTGAGCAAATATTCGAG GAGTGTATCTCGCAGTCAGCAGTGAAAACCAAGTTTGAACAGCACACTATCAGAGCTAAACAGATAATAGACACTGTGAAAGACATTATGGATTCCATaaatgtggcagcagcagagaaaag AGTCTATTCAATGGAAGAGCGAGAGGACCAGAAAGATAGGTTGGACTTTGTTCGAAATCAGCTGAAACTTTTAACAGAAGAtattaagagaaaaataaagcatgtGACCGAGGATGTGGAGAGCAAG GTCTCATCTGCTATGACTGATGAGATTTGTCGCCTCTCTGTTTTGGTTGATGAATTCTGTGCTGATTTTCACCCTTCTGCACAAGTACTGCAGCTGTATAAAAGT GAACTCAACAAACATATAGAGGAAGGTTTGGGGAAAAACCTGGCTGACCGCTGCTCCAGTGAAGTCAATCAATCAATGCATCACTCCCAGCAGGAGATGATTG AAAATTTGAAGCCGCTGTTGCCTTCTGGTGTTCAGAATCAGCTCCACTTGCTAATTCCATGCAGGAAGTTTGACCTCAGCTACGACTTGAACTGTCACAGTCTGTGCGCGGATTTTCAGGAGGATATCGCATTCCGCTTTTCCCTGGGATGGGCCTCACTTGTCAACCGCTTCTTAGGCCCTAAGAATGCCCAGAGGGTGCTGCTAGGACTGGCAGATCCAACCGTACAG ATCCCTCGTCCGCTAGCTTCCACTCCCTCCGCTGCCAGCATTCCCGCTGTAACTCCAGAGAATGTGTCACAGGAGGAACTTATGGTTACTCTGGTAACGGGTTTAGCTTCACTGACATCACGGACCTCTATGAGCATCATCATTGTTGGAGGAGTG GTCTGGAGAACTGTAGGCTGGAAACTCATCACCCTTTCCATGAGCCTGTATGGATTATTGTATGTCTATGAGAGGCTGACCTGGACCACgaaagcgagagagagagccTTTAAACAGCAGTTCGTAAACTACGCAACTGAAAAATTGCAGCAGATCATCACTTTTACTAGTGCAAATTGCAGCCACCAAGTGCAACA GGAAATGGCCACGACGTTTGCTCGGCTGTGTCAGCAGGTTGACATTACAGAGAAAAACCTGGAGGAAGAAATCGCCAGACTATCCAAAGAAATAAACCAGTTAGAGAAAATCCAGAGTCACTCAAAGCAGCTGAG
- the MFN1 gene encoding mitofusin-1 isoform X2 produces the protein MAETTASPLKHFVLAKKAIAAIFDQLLDYVTAGASFVEATYRNPELKHVATEDELEKIQAYKSKLAVIGEVLSRRHMKVAFFGRTSSGKSSVINAMLWDKVLPSGIGHTTNCFLSVEGTDGDKAYLMTEGSDEKKSVKTVNQLAHALHMDKDLEAGCLVHVFWPKSKCALLRDDLVLVDSPGTDVTTELDSWIDKFCLDADVFVLVANSESTLMNTEKHFFHKVNERLSKPNIFILNNRWDASASEPEYMEDVRRQHMERCLTFLVDELKVVDPAEAQNRIFFVSAKEVLSARKQKSQGLPADGGALAEGFQTRFQEFQNFEQIFEECISQSAVKTKFEQHTIRAKQIIDTVKDIMDSINVAAAEKRVYSMEEREDQKDRLDFVRNQLKLLTEDIKRKIKHVTEDVESKVSSAMTDEICRLSVLVDEFCADFHPSAQVLQLYKSELNKHIEEGLGKNLADRCSSEVNQSMHHSQQEMIENLKPLLPSGVQNQLHLLIPCRKFDLSYDLNCHSLCADFQEDIAFRFSLGWASLVNRFLGPKNAQRVLLGLADPTVQVWRTVGWKLITLSMSLYGLLYVYERLTWTTKARERAFKQQFVNYATEKLQQIITFTSANCSHQVQQEMATTFARLCQQVDITEKNLEEEIARLSKEINQLEKIQSHSKQLRNKALHLDNELELFTKQFLRQSK, from the exons ATGGCAGAAACCACAGCCTCCCCGCTGAAGCACTTTGTGCTGGCCAAAAAGGCGATCGCTGCAATCTTTGACCAGCTGTTGGACTACGTCACCGCAGGAGCGAGTTTTGTGGAAG CAACATACAGGAACCCAGAACTCAAACATGTGGCAACTGAAGATGAACTAGAAAAAATACAGGCATATAAAAGCAAATTGGCGGTCATTGGTGAGGTGCTTTCACGGAGACACATGAAAGTGGCATTTTTTGGCAG AACAAGCAGTGGAAAGAGTTCGGTCATTAATGCAATGTTGTGGGATAAGGTACTTCCTAGTGGGATTGGACACACAACTAACTGCTTTCTCAGTGTAGAAGGGACAGATGGTGATAAAGCTTATCTCATGACAGAAGGATCAGATGAGAAGAAGAGTGTcaag ACTGTTAATCAGCTTGCCCATGCACTTCATATGGATAAAGACTTGGAAGCTGGCTGCTTGGTGCATGTCTTTTGGCCCAAGTCAAAGTGTGCCCTCCTGAGAGATGACTTGGTTTTGGTGGACAG CCCCGGCACAGATGTCACTACAGAGCTAGACAGCTGGATTGACAAATTCTGCTTAGATGCTGATGTATTTGTCTTGGTTGCTAATTCAGAATCAACTCTAATGAATACG GAAAAACACTTCTTTCATAAAGTAAATGAGCGGCTTTCCAAACCAAACATCTTCATCCTCAACAATCGTTGGGATGCTTCTGCCTCAGAGCCTGAGTATATGGAGGAT GTCCGCAGGCAGCACATGGAGCGCTGTCTGACTTTCCTAGTTGATGAGCTCAAAGTTGTTGATCCTGCAGAAGCACAGAATCGCATCTTCTTTGTTTCAGCCAAGGAAGTTCTGAGTGCTAGAAAACAGAAGTCCCAAGGGTTGCCAGCGGATG GTGGTGCACTCGCTGAAGGGTTTCAAACAAGATTCCAGGAATTTCAGAATTTTGAGCAAATATTCGAG GAGTGTATCTCGCAGTCAGCAGTGAAAACCAAGTTTGAACAGCACACTATCAGAGCTAAACAGATAATAGACACTGTGAAAGACATTATGGATTCCATaaatgtggcagcagcagagaaaag AGTCTATTCAATGGAAGAGCGAGAGGACCAGAAAGATAGGTTGGACTTTGTTCGAAATCAGCTGAAACTTTTAACAGAAGAtattaagagaaaaataaagcatgtGACCGAGGATGTGGAGAGCAAG GTCTCATCTGCTATGACTGATGAGATTTGTCGCCTCTCTGTTTTGGTTGATGAATTCTGTGCTGATTTTCACCCTTCTGCACAAGTACTGCAGCTGTATAAAAGT GAACTCAACAAACATATAGAGGAAGGTTTGGGGAAAAACCTGGCTGACCGCTGCTCCAGTGAAGTCAATCAATCAATGCATCACTCCCAGCAGGAGATGATTG AAAATTTGAAGCCGCTGTTGCCTTCTGGTGTTCAGAATCAGCTCCACTTGCTAATTCCATGCAGGAAGTTTGACCTCAGCTACGACTTGAACTGTCACAGTCTGTGCGCGGATTTTCAGGAGGATATCGCATTCCGCTTTTCCCTGGGATGGGCCTCACTTGTCAACCGCTTCTTAGGCCCTAAGAATGCCCAGAGGGTGCTGCTAGGACTGGCAGATCCAACCGTACAG GTCTGGAGAACTGTAGGCTGGAAACTCATCACCCTTTCCATGAGCCTGTATGGATTATTGTATGTCTATGAGAGGCTGACCTGGACCACgaaagcgagagagagagccTTTAAACAGCAGTTCGTAAACTACGCAACTGAAAAATTGCAGCAGATCATCACTTTTACTAGTGCAAATTGCAGCCACCAAGTGCAACA GGAAATGGCCACGACGTTTGCTCGGCTGTGTCAGCAGGTTGACATTACAGAGAAAAACCTGGAGGAAGAAATCGCCAGACTATCCAAAGAAATAAACCAGTTAGAGAAAATCCAGAGTCACTCAAAGCAGCTGAG
- the MFN1 gene encoding mitofusin-1 isoform X1, which translates to MAETTASPLKHFVLAKKAIAAIFDQLLDYVTAGASFVEATYRNPELKHVATEDELEKIQAYKSKLAVIGEVLSRRHMKVAFFGRTSSGKSSVINAMLWDKVLPSGIGHTTNCFLSVEGTDGDKAYLMTEGSDEKKSVKTVNQLAHALHMDKDLEAGCLVHVFWPKSKCALLRDDLVLVDSPGTDVTTELDSWIDKFCLDADVFVLVANSESTLMNTEKHFFHKVNERLSKPNIFILNNRWDASASEPEYMEDVRRQHMERCLTFLVDELKVVDPAEAQNRIFFVSAKEVLSARKQKSQGLPADGGALAEGFQTRFQEFQNFEQIFEECISQSAVKTKFEQHTIRAKQIIDTVKDIMDSINVAAAEKRVYSMEEREDQKDRLDFVRNQLKLLTEDIKRKIKHVTEDVESKVSSAMTDEICRLSVLVDEFCADFHPSAQVLQLYKSELNKHIEEGLGKNLADRCSSEVNQSMHHSQQEMIENLKPLLPSGVQNQLHLLIPCRKFDLSYDLNCHSLCADFQEDIAFRFSLGWASLVNRFLGPKNAQRVLLGLADPTVQIPRPLASTPSAASIPAVTPENVSQEELMVTLVTGLASLTSRTSMSIIIVGGVVWRTVGWKLITLSMSLYGLLYVYERLTWTTKARERAFKQQFVNYATEKLQQIITFTSANCSHQVQQEMATTFARLCQQVDITEKNLEEEIARLSKEINQLEKIQSHSKQLRNKALHLDNELELFTKQFLRQSK; encoded by the exons ATGGCAGAAACCACAGCCTCCCCGCTGAAGCACTTTGTGCTGGCCAAAAAGGCGATCGCTGCAATCTTTGACCAGCTGTTGGACTACGTCACCGCAGGAGCGAGTTTTGTGGAAG CAACATACAGGAACCCAGAACTCAAACATGTGGCAACTGAAGATGAACTAGAAAAAATACAGGCATATAAAAGCAAATTGGCGGTCATTGGTGAGGTGCTTTCACGGAGACACATGAAAGTGGCATTTTTTGGCAG AACAAGCAGTGGAAAGAGTTCGGTCATTAATGCAATGTTGTGGGATAAGGTACTTCCTAGTGGGATTGGACACACAACTAACTGCTTTCTCAGTGTAGAAGGGACAGATGGTGATAAAGCTTATCTCATGACAGAAGGATCAGATGAGAAGAAGAGTGTcaag ACTGTTAATCAGCTTGCCCATGCACTTCATATGGATAAAGACTTGGAAGCTGGCTGCTTGGTGCATGTCTTTTGGCCCAAGTCAAAGTGTGCCCTCCTGAGAGATGACTTGGTTTTGGTGGACAG CCCCGGCACAGATGTCACTACAGAGCTAGACAGCTGGATTGACAAATTCTGCTTAGATGCTGATGTATTTGTCTTGGTTGCTAATTCAGAATCAACTCTAATGAATACG GAAAAACACTTCTTTCATAAAGTAAATGAGCGGCTTTCCAAACCAAACATCTTCATCCTCAACAATCGTTGGGATGCTTCTGCCTCAGAGCCTGAGTATATGGAGGAT GTCCGCAGGCAGCACATGGAGCGCTGTCTGACTTTCCTAGTTGATGAGCTCAAAGTTGTTGATCCTGCAGAAGCACAGAATCGCATCTTCTTTGTTTCAGCCAAGGAAGTTCTGAGTGCTAGAAAACAGAAGTCCCAAGGGTTGCCAGCGGATG GTGGTGCACTCGCTGAAGGGTTTCAAACAAGATTCCAGGAATTTCAGAATTTTGAGCAAATATTCGAG GAGTGTATCTCGCAGTCAGCAGTGAAAACCAAGTTTGAACAGCACACTATCAGAGCTAAACAGATAATAGACACTGTGAAAGACATTATGGATTCCATaaatgtggcagcagcagagaaaag AGTCTATTCAATGGAAGAGCGAGAGGACCAGAAAGATAGGTTGGACTTTGTTCGAAATCAGCTGAAACTTTTAACAGAAGAtattaagagaaaaataaagcatgtGACCGAGGATGTGGAGAGCAAG GTCTCATCTGCTATGACTGATGAGATTTGTCGCCTCTCTGTTTTGGTTGATGAATTCTGTGCTGATTTTCACCCTTCTGCACAAGTACTGCAGCTGTATAAAAGT GAACTCAACAAACATATAGAGGAAGGTTTGGGGAAAAACCTGGCTGACCGCTGCTCCAGTGAAGTCAATCAATCAATGCATCACTCCCAGCAGGAGATGATTG AAAATTTGAAGCCGCTGTTGCCTTCTGGTGTTCAGAATCAGCTCCACTTGCTAATTCCATGCAGGAAGTTTGACCTCAGCTACGACTTGAACTGTCACAGTCTGTGCGCGGATTTTCAGGAGGATATCGCATTCCGCTTTTCCCTGGGATGGGCCTCACTTGTCAACCGCTTCTTAGGCCCTAAGAATGCCCAGAGGGTGCTGCTAGGACTGGCAGATCCAACCGTACAG ATCCCTCGTCCGCTAGCTTCCACTCCCTCCGCTGCCAGCATTCCCGCTGTAACTCCAGAGAATGTGTCACAGGAGGAACTTATGGTTACTCTGGTAACGGGTTTAGCTTCACTGACATCACGGACCTCTATGAGCATCATCATTGTTGGAGGAGTG GTCTGGAGAACTGTAGGCTGGAAACTCATCACCCTTTCCATGAGCCTGTATGGATTATTGTATGTCTATGAGAGGCTGACCTGGACCACgaaagcgagagagagagccTTTAAACAGCAGTTCGTAAACTACGCAACTGAAAAATTGCAGCAGATCATCACTTTTACTAGTGCAAATTGCAGCCACCAAGTGCAACA GGAAATGGCCACGACGTTTGCTCGGCTGTGTCAGCAGGTTGACATTACAGAGAAAAACCTGGAGGAAGAAATCGCCAGACTATCCAAAGAAATAAACCAGTTAGAGAAAATCCAGAGTCACTCAAAGCAGCTGAG
- the ZNF639 gene encoding zinc finger protein 639 → MDLDRSKMNEHPKKRKRKTLHPSRYSDSSGVNKYIDNSGIFSDHCYSVCSMKQPDIKFSENRGRYHGPAQNHDTDDDGSPVHAGTSHWSGTQSNIMGLHFIDSRKKEKAANGICKDMCESPIFSDSPTEEEKPLDIQTVEISTTEVNAIEVHDIETQTISPEKLEAEDTEEIPVESCKLFEKNQALNITAQQKWPLLRANSSGLYKCELCEFNSKYFSDLKQHMILKHKTCTDTNVCRVCKESFSSKVLLIEHVKIHEEDPYICKYCDYKTVIFENLSQHIADTHFNDHLYWCEQCDVQFSSSSELYLHFQEHSCDEQYLCQFCEHETNDPEDLHSHVVNEHACRLIELSDNYNNKERGQYSLINKISFDKCKNFFVCQVCGFRSRLHTNVNRHVAIEHTKIYPHVCDECGKGFSGMLEYCKHLNSHLSEGIYLCQYCEYSTGQIEDLKTHLDFRHSADLPHKCTDCLMRFGNEKDLLSHLQIHETS, encoded by the exons ATGGATTTAGACAGAAGCAAAATGAACGAACACCcgaaaaagaggaaaagaaagacttTGCATCCGTCACGGTACTCAG ATTCTTCAGGTGTAAATAAATACATAGACAACAGTGGGATTTTTTCTGATCACTGTTACAGTGTCTGTTCTATGAAGCAGCCAGACATAAAATTTTCTGAAAACAGAG GAAGATACCATGGTCCAGCACAGAACCACGATACGGATGATGATGGCAGCCCAGTACATGCTGGGACATCGCACTGGAGTGGGACCCAGTCAAATATCATGGGGTTGCATTTTATAGATTCAAGGAAGAAAG AAAAAGCTGCTAATGGAATCTGTAAAGATATGTGCGAGTCTCCTATATTCAGTGACAGCCCAACTGAAGAGGAGAAACCCCTTGATATTCAAACAGTAGAAATTTCTACTACAGAAGTTAATGCCATAGAAGTTCATGATATAGAAACACAAACCATTTCACCTGAGAAGCTAGAAGCCGAAGACACTGAGGAAATACCTGTTGAAAGCTGCAAACTGTTTGAGAAGAACCAGGCTTTGAATATCACTGCTCAACAGAAGTGGCCTTTATTACGAGCCAACAGCAGTGGCCTGTACAAGTGTGAGCTGTGTGAGTTTAATAGCAAGTACTTTTCTGATTTAAAACAGCATATGATCCTGAAACACAAGACATGCACAGACACAAATGTTTGTAGAGTATGTAAAGAGAGTTTCTCTAGCAAAGTGCTGCTGATTGAGCATGTCAAAATACATGAGGAAGACCCCTACATATGTAAATACTGTGACTACAAAACAGTGATATTTGAGAACCTCAGTCAGCACATAGCAGATACGCATTTCAATGATCACCTTTATTGGTGCGAGCAGTGTGACGTGCAATTCTCTTCAAGCAGCGAGCTGTATCTGCACTTCCAGGAACACAGCTGTGACGAACAGTATCTGTGTCAGTTTTGTGAACATGAAACCAATGATCCAGAAGACTTGCACAGCCATGTGGTAAATGAGCATGCGTGTAGGTTAATTGAGCTAAGTGATAACTATAACAACAAGGAGCGTGGACAATACAGCCTCATAAACAAAATTAGCTTTGATAAGTGCAAAAACTTTTTTGTATGCCAAGTATGTGGTTTTAGGAGTAGGCTGCATACAAATGTCAACAGGCATGTAGCTATTGAACACACCAAAATATACCCCCATGTTTGTGATGAATGTGGAAAAGGCTTTTCAGGTATGTTGGAGTACTGCAAGCATTTAAATTCTCATCTATCTGAAGGGATTTATTTGTGTCAGTACTGTGAATATTCGACGGGGCAGATCGAAGACCTTAAAACTCATTTAGATTTTAGGCATTCGGCAGACTTGCCTCACAAATGCACCGattgcttaatgaggtttggaaATGAAAAAGATCTTCTAAGTCACCTTCAGATACATGAGACATCTTGA